A stretch of the Aspergillus puulaauensis MK2 DNA, chromosome 6, nearly complete sequence genome encodes the following:
- a CDS encoding putative secondary metabolism biosynthetic enzyme (COG:I;~EggNog:ENOG410QAHC;~InterPro:IPR009081,IPR036736,IPR036291,IPR020806, IPR013968;~PFAM:PF00106,PF00550,PF13561,PF08659;~SMCOG1001:short-chain dehydrogenase/reductase SDR;~antiSMASH:Cluster_6.1;~go_function: GO:0031177 - phosphopantetheine binding [Evidence IEA]) has product MQLAMLFGAEVATIIPHEKYKHLPEKCGVSPDNIFVVPEAQMDLDRENVMRNEPYSVILDPVHHHAIDCPTVLVSGGKYIGIGRKRSFKSVMDGMTYPGNITFTNVDILDLYRDNKRRIGRILGQIMGYIDGDGLKGIIPLAIREVQDFKSAFSAMADGSYEKQVIKLSSSNSHSMVKTQQKPLRLSQDKTYIITGGLGGLGRAIAVWLASNGAGRLVLLTSSPTRAAGANDLLQELTAYGCKATVARCDVAEFSDVSRVIASIETPVGGVIHSALRLSDRSFTNMTLDDFKTVLDPKLQGCMNLHKTLRNENLDFFVMLSSGCGIVGSPGQAAYSASSTFLDSFARYRHHLGLPAASIDLGYLEEIGYVSENPTVQSRLLATGVNPVSPKEVLDILEAAIVSRPRTRGGPSGILQYDPYTDSQFIIGITLIDKAMESSQTWAKDKKFNSLRSMHTRIGSSSAVPDEGESPIQKATKRYQDAIRRHGELHPGNDESALQPLICSMLMAKMAQVLSIDTSEIRPTQSAVEYGIDSLMAIEVRSWTRTTLSVDLPVNELMSPYSIQDLAGRIAQKLFK; this is encoded by the exons ATGCAACTAGCCATGCTGTTTGGCGCAGAGGTTGCCACCATCATCCCCCATGAAAAGTACAAGCACCTCCCTGAGAAGTGTGGTGTTTCCCCTGACAACATATTCGTTGTTCCCGAGGCACAAATGGACCTTGACAGGGAGAATGTGATGAGAAATGAGCCCTACAGTGTTATACTGGATCCAGTCCACCACCACGCAATTGACTGTCCAACGGTACTGGTCTCCGGTGGTAAGTACATTGGAATTGGGCGCAAGAGATCTTTCAAAAGCGTGATGGATGGAATGACTTACCCGGGCAATATCACTTTCACCAATGTCGACATCCTAGATTTATACCGAGATAACAAGAGGCGCATCGGAAG AATCCTGGGCCAGATAATGGGCTACATAGATGGCGATGGGCTGAAGGGAATCATTCCTTTGGCCATAAGAGAGGTGCAAGATTTCAAGTCTGCTTTCTCGGCCATGGCAGACGGCTCCTATGAAAAGCAAGTCATCAAGCTCAGCTCCAGCAACAGTCATTCCATGGTGAAG ACCCAGCAGAAACCCCTCCGTCTAAGCCAGGACAAAACATATATCATTACTGGAGGCCTTGGGGGCCTAGGCCGCGCGATTGCAGTGTGGCTTGCAAGCAACGGAGCCGGAAGGCTTGTGCTATTGACAAGCTCCCCTACCCGGGCTGCTGGTGCCAATGATCTGTTGCAAGAATTAACTGCATATGGATGCAAGGCAACAGTAGCGCGATGTGATGTCGCCGAGTTTTCAGATGTTAGCAGAGTTATTGCTTCTATTGAGACCCCTGTCGGCGGTGTTATTCACTCCGCGCTTAGACTGAGC GATCGATCCTTTACCAACATGACCTTGGATGACTTCAAGACCGTGCTTGACCCAAAGCTGCAAGGCTGTATGAATCTGCACAAAACACTGCGAAACGAAAACCTGGACTTTTTTGTGATGCTGAGCTCTGGGTGTGGCATTGTGGGAAGCCCTGGCCAGGCAGCCTATTCAGCAAGCAGTACCTTTCTGGATAGCTTCGCCAGATACCGGCATCACCTTGGCCTCCCTGCCGCATCGATCGACTTGGGATACCTGGAGGAAATTGGTTATGTGAGCGAAAACCCCACTGTCCAGTCAAGGCTGTTAGCGACTGGAGTGAACCCAGTTTCACCAAAGGAGGTGCTCGACATTTTAGAGGCTGCGATTGTGTCACGGCCTCGTACGCGTGGTGGTCCGAGTGGAATCCTGCAATACGATCCATACACAGACAGTCAATTCATCATTGGCATTACCTTGATCGATAAGGCAATGGAATCTAGCCAGACATGGGCGAAAGACAAGAAGTTCAACAGTCTGCGGTCAATGCACACTCGGATAGGGTCATCCAGCGCAGTCCCAGATGAAGGGGAAAGTCCCATCCAGAAGGCGACCAAGAGGTATCAAGATGCCATACGTCGGCACGGTGAACTCCATCCTGGTAATGATGAATCTGCTTTGCAGCCTCTCATTTGCTCGATGCTTATGGCCAAGATGGCCCAGGTGCTATCGATCGACACCAGTGAGATTCGGCCTACGCAGTCGGCTGTGGAATACGGGATTGATTCGCTCATGGCCATTGAAGTCAGGTCTTGGACAAGAACGACTCTCTCCGTTGACCTTCCTGTCAATGAACTGATGAGTCCATATAGTATTCAAGATCTGGCTGGAAGGATTGCTCAGAAGCTCTTTAAATAA
- a CDS encoding type I iterative PKS (COG:I;~EggNog:ENOG410QAHC;~InterPro:IPR016036,IPR016035,IPR029063,IPR016039, IPR018201,IPR042104,IPR014030,IPR014031,IPR001227, IPR032821,IPR014043,IPR020807,IPR020841,IPR013217;~PFAM:PF16197,PF13489,PF01209,PF02801,PF00698, PF13847,PF13649,PF14765,PF00109,PF08242,PF08241;~SMCOG1022:Beta-ketoacyl synthase;~antiSMASH:Cluster_6.1;~go_function: GO:0004315 - 3-oxoacyl-[acyl-carrier-protein] synthase activity [Evidence IEA];~go_function: GO:0016740 - transferase activity [Evidence IEA];~go_function: GO:0016746 - transferase activity, transferring acyl groups [Evidence IEA];~go_process: GO:0006633 - fatty acid biosynthetic process [Evidence IEA]), whose translation MTKASPQWPEPIAIVGMACRLPGGINKPEDLWNHVSQGLSSAGDVPRERFHADNFSSMDPGRPGKAAVSRGHFLDRDLRDFDHRFFGISKDDAMAMDPQHKQLLEVVYECLESAGIPTAHVKGANIGCYCGSFTSDYHDIQIRDPENLPTYMSIGTTRSMLANRISYVFDFRGPSITFDTACSTALVALHIACQALQSGECGGAIIGATNLFINPEIALAMSRFGILAPDGVTKTFDADAHGYGRADGINAVYIKRLSDALNDGDHIRGVIRATSTNSDGATSAITVPSHKAQVDGIRKAYALAGIEDLDQTAYFECHGTGTPTGDPIEVSAVASVFAPARESSEPLWIGSTKPNLGHSEAASGLTSLIKVVLAMENKAIPPNINFDVPNPNIDFDGWKVRVPTTAHPWPEGCKERASINSFGIGGSNAHVVIESQHEHRPFCDHAHPGALEGQRGTNPPFLIVLTGNSVKSMEMNISNLSTALQQSLYDQIPLCQLSKEINTRSQPRSRPFKSYFIAKGAMELGKTLHGYTYDRQLHLQKHNRPRLLFTFTGQGALWSQMGKTLMDRFTVAEETLKRLDHMISGLQSNNAARWSLIDKLATQLSPSEIGSAELAQPLCTAVQIALVDLLASWGVHPDAVVGHSAGEIAAAYACGAVSAVDAIRIAYYRGIVLDSAPEGAMMAVTRGAEHKELQSVLNQTNLSIACINSAENVTISGTVGGIQSAYTKLTDMGISCKVLPVSRAYHTGAMNGAASKYSDILQEFLRPNKAKLPMYSSVSGTEVDGTSLDARYWELNLLNPVQYYKAVKQALTSMSALDAFLEIGSHRLLSRPTQETHQEVDTGGVRRPYLSTMIRQSDTPYQLMKLAGDLVILGVDVDLDEVNGPVESGRHTSPSSKYLANLPSYAWDYSSKDWSEPRQSSEWRLRQAPRHELLGSLIPGGNPMAPTWRNIISQRELSWVVDHQINDVPTLPISAYVAMVIEALAQLYERNGQENRPQSRPQFKIENLVLSRSIIFPDDEPVETFVSLNPSQVSGSRVLAVDFNVVSVRQKIATSHCQGKASMAIIDDVETVRGTQRPPHGDLPLSIPVKKFYKSLERIGYGYGPKFRLLSEVRVRPGSQFCAATLKTSPEEASHQRYIVHPIVLDAALQTLVLSQCAGLYQQMQTMILPSRINTISVSVPFEPFSSCVSETQPAGFGHITGASECFDALARPFLSIHGLQMNHVMRETNTSMPWIRLAWRPSIDDAIRNGSALWCSTKSDLSARAGIQELESLVAELIVLIDDDDDFQVSDKSPPHMHLYRTWLRHHAKCHRTVKSKCRDRNPTTVAQLVSNTEFPDSVDIQLASRLALNVKQIFAGQVDSPAVMLENDLLYRIYEDSFVSDSMNCKLQAAAQLLAHNSANMKILEIGAGTGGATSHVLQGLLQVGGRVKYHSYTFTDISSWFFDKAKRKFAGFERIQFKALDIEKSPAEQGFSDKYDLIVASNVLHAIADMENAMRNVRRLLEDGGHLLLAELSGDLIAPGFLMGSLPGWWLRSQNPTQPGPGLTREEWNSLLSDSGLSNPVDLLLPSNDGSPGDLDYTSVMLINAIPRNPPREDLLQAPRVYVTGPGSSVEIQRSLTDRLSISGIDATFCSLPMLSNKPQHGEWLVLFDTVGDSILASLQARDLEVLKLWLDEPINCLWITRNVHLNPQNAAGGLVAGFARTLRQENRRLRFYTLDFSSDDSKTIASIIGHIVLTVSKSDINKPEYELAERDGQLWTCRLQTDPRSQRAFGPTRQLDLTVGDIMHSPYSLTVQEPGIVDSLVFAFDEDPCAAMTSEDLLIEVKAVGLDSEVQIAPNSLVER comes from the exons ATGACGAAAGCAAGCCCTCAATGGCCGGAGCCAATTGCGATTGTTGGAATGGCTTGTCGGCTGCCTGGTGGAATAAACAAACCAGAAGATCTATGGAATCACGTCTCCCAAGGCCTATCTTCGGCTGGGGATGTCCCACGGGAGCGTTTCCATGCCGACAACTTTTCCTCTATGGATCCTGGTCGACCTGGAAAGGCTGCTGTGTCCCGTGGTCACTTTCTTGATCGAGACCTGCGAGACTTCGATCATCGATTCTTCGGGATCAGCAAAGATgatgcgatggcgatggacCCTCAGCACAAACAACTGCTTGAAGTGGTTTACGAGTGTCTGGAATCCGCTGGAATCCCTACGGCCCATGTAAAGGGAGCGAATATCGGATGCTATTGTGGATCGTTCACCTCAGATTACCATGACATACAGATAAGGGATCCAGAGAATCTTCCAACGTACATGTCTATTGGAACTACCAGATCAATGCTGGCGAACCGGATCAGCTATGTCTTTGATTTTCGTGGCCCGAG TATAACGTTTGACACGGCATGTTCCACTGCGCTCGTCGCCCTACATATCGCATGCCAGGCTCTCCAGTCTGGAGAGTGCGGTGGAGCAATAATTGGCGCCACAAACCTTTTCATCAACCCGGAGATTGCGTTGGCCATGTCCCGCTTTGGAATACTGGCCCCGGACGGGGTTACCAAGACTTTTGATGCTGATGCACATGGATACGGCCGTGCCGATGGAATAAATGCAGTTTATATCAAGAGACTGAGCGATGCTTTGAATGACGGAGACCATATCCGCGGCGTTATTAGAGCCACCTCGACTAATAG TGATGGGGCCACGTCCGCGATCACTGTGCCGTCGCATAAAGCGCAAGTAGATGGTATCCGGAAAGCTTACGCATTGGCCGGCATCGAGGATCTCGACCAGACCGCATACTTTGAGTGTCATGGAACTGGCACGCCAACAGGCGATCCTATCGAGGTTTCTGCAGTGGCATCGGTATTCGCACCAGCCAGGGAGAGTTCGGAGCCCCTGTGGATTGGTTCT ACGAAGCCAAACCTGGGCCATTCCGAAGCTGCAAGCGGGCTCACCAGTCTGATCAAAGTCGTACTTGCCATGGAGAATAAAGCAATACCACCCAATATCAATTTTGACGTGCCCAACCCCAATA TTGACTTTGACGGGTGGAAAGTCCGTGTACCAACAACTGCCCACCCTTGGCCCGAAGGTTGCAAGGAGAGAGCGAGCATAAACTCGTTTGGAATCGGGGGATCAAATGCTCATGTTGTCATTGAGTCTCAGCACGAGCATCGACCGTTCTGTGACCATGCACATCCAGGCGCTTTAGAAGGCCAACGTGGAACGAATCCACCCTTTCTCATAGTTCTGACGGGCAATTCGGTGAAATCCATGGAGATGAATATTTCAAACCTATCCACGGCCCTTCAACAATCTCTATATGATCAAATACCCTTGTGTCAGCTGTCTAAGGAAATCAATACCCGAAGCCAGCCGCGAAGCAGGCCTTTCAAATCCTATTTCATCGCGAAGGGCGCCATGGAACTAGGGAAGACACTCCACGGCTACACGTATGATCGCCAACTACACCTGCAAAAGCATAATAGACCTCGTCTATTATTCACTTTCACCGGTCAAGGTGCATTATGGTCTCAGATGGGCAAAACATTGATGGATCGGTTCACGGTAGCAGAGGAAACATTGAAACGGCTTGACCATATGATATCAGGCCTTCAGTCCAACAACGCAGCAAGGTGGTCCTTGATTG ATAAATTGGCCACCCAGCTATCGCCTAGTGAGATCGGCTCCGCCGAGCTTGCTCAGCCGCTGTGCACCGCCGTTCAGATAGCCCTGGTTGACCTTTTGGCCAGTTGGGGAGTCCACCCTGATGCTGTTGTGGGCCATTCTGCGGGCGAGATTGCTGCCGCTTATGCCTGTGGTGCAGTCAGCGCGGTAGATGCAATAAGAATTGCCTACTATCGTGGAATCGTTCTGGACAGCGCCCCAGAGGGAGCCATGATGGCAGTCACTCGCGGGGCAGAGCACAAAGAGTTGCAAAGTGTGTTGAATCAGACCAACTTGTCCATTGCCTGCATCAACAGCGCTGAAAATGTAACAATCTCTGGGACTGTCGGCGGCATCCAGAGTGCCTATACCAAGCTAACAGATATGGGGATCTCCTGCAAGGTTTTACCTGTCTCGCGCGCATACCACACCGGTGCAATGAATGGTGCCGCGTCCAAGTACTCTGATATCCTCCAAGAATTCCTCCGTCCAAATAAGGCCAAACTTCCGATGTACTCGTCTGTTTCTGGGACGGAAGTCGATGGAACCAGCCTGGACGCGCGGTACTGGGAGCTTAACCTACTCAATCCAGTTCAATATTACAAGGCTGTCAAACAGGCCCTCACATCAATGTCTGCATTGGATGCATTCTTGGAAATCGGTTCGCATCGTCTGCTGTCTCGGCCTACACAAGAAACCCACCAAGAGGTTGATACTGGTGGCGTCAGGCGCCCTTATCTATCAACCATGATTCGACAGTCTGATACCCCCTACCAGCTGATGAAACTTGCTGGCGACCTGGTCATTCTCGGAGTTGACGTGGACTTGGACGAGGTGAATGGTCCGGTGGAGTCGGGGAGGCATACCAGTCCGTCAAGTAAATACCTGGCAAACCTTCCGTCCTATGCATGGGACTACTCATCCAAAGATTGGTCTGAGCCTCGTCAGAGTTCTGAGTGGCGCCTGCGTCAGGCACCCCGACACGAGCTTTTAGGAAGCCTTATCCCTGGAGGCAACCCAATGGCTCCAACCTGGCGAAATATAATCTCCCAACGGGAGCTATCTTGGGTCGTCGATCATCAG ATAAACGACGTTCCAACCCTTCCTATCTCGGCGTACGTGGCCATGGTCATAGAAGCCCTGGCGCAACTGTATGAACGAAATGGGCAGGAAAACCGGCCCCAGTCAAGGCCCCAGTTCAAGATTGAGAATTTGGTTCTCTCAAGATCCATCATATTCCCAGATGATGAACCGGTCGAAACATTTGTCTCGCTGAATCCATCCCAGGTGTCCGGGTCGCGTGTATTGGCGGTTGATTTTAACGTTGTTTCAGTGAGACAGAAAATCGCGACATCCCATTGTCAAGGGAAAGCTTCAATGGCCATCA ttgatgatgttgagacCGTTCGGGGGACTCAACGACCTCCCCACGGCGACTTGCCACTGTCAATACCCGTCAAGAAATTCTACAAGTCTTTAGAACGCATTGGCTACGGTTACGGCCCTAAGTTCCGCCTGCTGTCCGAAGTTCGAGTGCGTCCGGGCTCACAATTCTGTGCCGCCACACTGAAGACATCGCCGGAGGAGGCAAGTCACCAGCGATACATTGTGCATCCTATCGTACTAGATGCGGCCTTGCAGACGCTGGTTCTTTCACAATGTGCCGGTCTCTACCAACAGATGCAAACAATGATTCTCCCTTCTCGAATCAATAcaatctccgtctccgtgCCCTTTGAGCCATTCAGCTCATGCGTTTCAGAGACCCAACCGGCCGGCTTCGGGCACATCACTGGCGCCAGTGAGTGCTTCGACGCTCTTGCAAGGCCGTTCTTGAGTATACATGGGTTGCAGATGAATCATGTAATGAGGGAGACGAATACCTCGATGCCGTGGATACGACTAGCTTGGAGGCCCAGCATTGATGATGCCATTCGTAATGGGTCCGCTTTATGGTGCTCGACAAAGTCTGATCTCTCAGCCAGAGCAGGAATACAGGAACTCGAGAGCTTAGTCGCAGAATTGATTGTCTTGattgatgacgacgacgacttcCAAGTGAGCGATAAGTCACCACCCCACATGCATTTATATCGTACTTGGTTACGCCATCATGCGAAATGCCACCGGACAGTGAAATCGAAATGCAGGGATCGTAATCCTACCACAGTTGCACAGCTTGTGTCAAACACGGAATTCCCCGATTCGGTGGATATTCAACTCGCCTCCCGGCTAGCACTGAATGTAAAGCAGATCTTCGCCGGCCAAGTTGATTCACCCGCTGTGATGTTAGAGAATGATCTGTTGTACAGGATTTATGAAGATAGCTTTGTGTCTGACAGCATGAACTGCAAACTCCAAGCTGCGGCGCAGCTGCTGGCACATAATAGCGCGAATATGAAGATTCTAGAAATCGGAGCCGGCACTGGAGGTGCTACCAGCCACGTTTTGCAGGGATTGCTTCAAGTCGGTGGAAGAGTCAAATATCATTCCTATACGTTCACCGACATATCCTCCTGGTTCTTTGACAAAGCTAAACGAAAGTTTGCTGGTTTCGAACGCATTCAGTTCAAGGCACTCGATATCGAAAAGAGCCCGGCCGAACAAGGCTTCAGTGACAAGTACGATCTCATAGTTGCATCAAAT GTTCTTCATGCAATAGCGGATATGGAGAATGCGATGAGAAACGTTCGCAGGTtactggaagatggtgggCATCTTCTGCTCGCGGAGCTTTCTGGAG ACCTTATCGCGCCTGGATTTCTTATG GGAAGTCTCCCAGGATGGTGGCTGCGTTCACAGAatccaacccagccaggACCTGGGCTCACCCGTGAGGAATGGAACTCCCTTTTATCAGATTCAGGGCTCTCTAATCCAGTGGATTTACTTCTTCCCTCAAACGATGGATCACCAGGGGACTTGGATTATACGAGTGTCATGCTTATCAACGCCATACCAAGAAATCCTCCAAGGGAAGACCTTCTACAAGCTCCGCGTGTCTATGTCACCGGTCCCGGCAGCTCGGTCGAAATCCAAAGATCATTGACAGATAGATTGTCAATTTCAGGGATAGATGCCACCTTCTGCAGTCTCCCGATGCTATCCAACAAGCCCCAGCATGGAGAATGGTTGGTTCTGTTTGATACTGTTGGAGACAGCATCCTTGCTTCGCTCCAGGCGAGGGATCTCGAAGTGCTAAAGCTCTGGCTTGATGAGCCTATCAATTGCTTGTGGATTACGAGAAATGTGCACCTAAACCCACAGAATGCGGCGGGTGGCTTAGTGGCAGGTTTTGCTCGTACTCTTCGCCAGGAGAATCGCCGATTACGATTCTACACCTTGGATTTCAGCTCCGATGATAGTAAGACCATTGCTAGCATTATTGGACATATCGTTTTGACAGTGTCCAAATCCGACATTAATAAACCCGAGTATGAGCTTGCAGAAAGGGACGGTCAGCTTTGGACGTGCAGACTCCAGACAGACCCTCGCTCTCAAAGAGCCTTTGGTCCAACTCGGCAGCTAGATCTGACCGTTGGTGATATTATGCACAGTCCATATTCTCTGACGGTTCAGGAACCCGGTATTGTTGATAGCCTGGTGTTTGCATTCGATGAAGACCCCTGTGCTGCGATGACTAGCGAGGACCTATTGATAGAGGTAAAAGCGGTGGGCCTGGACAGCGAGGTACAAATTGCTCCTAATTCCTTGGTGGAACGGTAA